The Wansuia hejianensis genomic interval ATAGCCTGAACAGCGGCAGAGGTTACCCGCCAGATACTCTTTGATTTCATCATCCTCCGGATCAGGATTCTCCCGGAACAGTGCGAGGGCGTTCATGATAAACCCGGGATTGCAGAAGCCGCACTGCTCTGCCCCTTGATCTGCGATAAATGCCCCGAACTCCGCCGCCTCTTCCTGCAGGCCTTCCAGAGTCTCCACTGATTTCCCGTCTGCCCTGGCTGCCAGCACCGAACAGGACAGCACAGGCTTCCCCTCCAGGAATACGGTACACAGCCCGCAGTTTGATGTCTCGCAGCCCCTCTTCACACTGGCACAACCGTGATCTCTCACAAAATCCAGAAGCAGAAGGCCCGGATCTATTTCTTCCACAATTCTCCTGCCGTTCAGCGTCATCTGTATTTTCATGGCCTCATACCCCCTTCTGCCTCTTTTGTTCCGCCCATCTGGTTCTTCTGAAGGCCCATAAGGCTTCTGCGTCCCAGAACTCTCACGAGATGGCTCCTGTATTCTGCCCCTGCGCGCATGTTGCTTGCAGTGGGAACTTGTTCTGCAATTCTCTCCATAACCTCCCGCGCCGTCTCTTCCTCCAGCATGCCCTCCCTCAGCATTTCCGCCGTCTCTTCCTCCAGCTTCTTCACCAGGGCAATCTGCGGCCGCGCGCCGAACACCAGACGGGCTCCCCCTTCATCCAGCGATGCGGCGCAGGTCAGCACAGGAAAATCCGTCCTCGTATTCCTCATGGATACGTAGGCTGTTCTCTGGGGCCTCTTCTTCACAATCAAACGCACCAATAGATCTCTGTCCCTCTTCTGCCCGGAAAAACTCTCCAGCTCCATCCTCCCTCCGTGAAAAAGCTCTACCTGTGTATCCAGGGCCAAAAACAGCGTCATCACATCAGAAAAGCCAAACCGTCCGAAAATGCTGCCGCCCACCGTCGCCAGATTGCGGAACTGTACGCCCACAATGGAGCGCAAGCTCTCCTTCAGCGCTCCGCCCGTGTAACGGTCCAGCCCTTCATGCTCCTCCAGCGCCCGCAGCGTCGTCATGCAGCCAATCCGGAATTCCTCTTCACTTTCCTCAATCACATCCAGCCCCAGCCCGGACAAATCGATGGCGCGGCCCACCGTCCGGCTGCTCATTTTCAGCCAGAGCATGCCCCCCAGAAGACAGCTGTTCTTCTTCTGGTTCAGCTCATAAGCCTGCTCAAGGCTGCCAGCCTTTATATATTCTTTAATCTTCAGCATACAAACTACCCCCTGCTCGCAGAAACCTTGCGGCGTCAAACCCGCTATAGCAAGATTATACCGTAAATCAACTTCTTTGTATAGTGCTTCCAAATGGTCGGGAGGGGGGAGGGGGTTTGGATACCCGGACGAAAGGGTGGGAGGTCTCCCGCTGCTTTTCGTCCGGGTATCCATCATCATCTCGCCCTAAAACCGTAATTTAATACCGCATCAGTTCTGACATTATACAGGCTCCTGCCGCCCCAGACCCCAGTACCTCTTTAACCTGTCCGGTTTTCAGATGGATGCCTCCGATTCCATAGACCGGGATTTTTATGCTACTGGTGATTTCTTTTAGAAACTGAATGCCGCGGGGCGGCAGCCCTTTTTTGCAGTCTGTGGGGTATATATGGCCCGCCGTCACGTAACCGGCTCCCAGCTTTACCGCTTCCAAGGCTTCCGGGAGCGAATGCACGGAGGAGCCGACTTCGCGGAACTGCCGAAGCAAAGGATCACCGAAGACTTCTCTTAATTTCTGCAAGGGCAGGTGGACTCTTTCTGTGCCCAGCTCTGCCGCTGTTTCTATAAATGTGTGGGGGATTAATTCTACCTGGCAGCGGCTGCAAATATCCCGGACACGCAGGGCCAGTTCCCTGTATTCTTGCCCGGCCAGATCCTTTTCCCGCAGAATCAGAGCTTTTGGCTTCAGCGCACAGATTCGTTCTATTTGTTCAAGAAATGGTCTGATACAGAGCTTACGGTCTGTCACTGCTATTATCTTTTCAAAGGAAACCTCATCATACATATACATAATCTGCCATCACAGGCTGCAGGTCTTGTTGAACCAGTGCCTGGAATACCTCCTCCACGGACCGCCCGTCAGAGATTTCAAACTGTTCATCACCCTTGTCTTCCAGTTCTTCCACATGGCTGCCGATTCCTGTGCTGACGCCGGCTGATATTTTGGTGGCCGCAATCTGCACCAGGTTGTCTCTGACCCTGGCGCATTCTCTGGTAGAAACTGTAATGCTCGCAAAGGGCATGAACAGCCGGTATGCAGAAACCACCTGCAGCAGCTGGCGTTCATGGACATCCATGGGATTGATTTTTTCGTTGTTGATGATAGGGCGCAGCCTGGGACAGGAAAACGCGATTTCCGCATGGGGATATTTTCTCTGAATCAGCCAGGCATGTATCCCTGTCGCATAGGCGTCCTTCCGGAAATCTGTCAGTCCCAAAAGCGCCGCAAACCCAACGCCTCGCATGCCCCCCTGCAGCGCCCTTTCCTGTGCGTTCAGCCGGTACGGGAATATACGCTTATGCCCTGCCAGATGCAGAGTTTCATATTTATCAGAATCATAGGTTTCCTGAAATACCGTCACATAATCCGCACCGCATTGATGCAGATATGCATATTCGTCTGAATTCATCGGATAGACCTCCAGGCCGATCACCCGGAAATAATCTTTTGCAATCCTGCACGCCTGCCCGATATATTCCACATCAGATTTTGCCCTGCTTTCCCCTGTCAGGATCAGGATCTCCTGAAGCCCTGTTTTAGATATGGCTTCCATCTCCCTGCGGATCTCATCTGGCGTCAGCCGTGCGCGGCGAATTTTATTGTGGCAGTTGAAACCACAGTAAATACAATAATTTTCACAATAGTTGGCGATATAAAGAGGGGTAAACATATACACCGAATTCCCGAAATGTTTTCTCGTCTCTTCCCTGGCGCGCTGAGCCATCTCCTCCAGACAGGAAAGCGCCGCCGGGGACAAAAGCGCCGCGAAATCTTCCGGCGTCCGTCTTTCGTGCGAAAGCGCCCTGCGCACATCTGCCTCTGTATACTGGTCATAATCATAATCTTTCATCCGGGAGATTACCTGCTCCTGGATATCCGTTCCCACATCCTCCATACCCGGAAGATAAGTCATGTGGTCAATCCGGTTTTCCTTCAGATGTTCCTTAATTTCATCGCTGAATATGCTGTCATTGATCTGATCTGTGCTCATTTTCACCGCCTCCTAATCCTGCAGGAATCCTGTCAGCGGTGAAGACGCGCTGGCCCCTTTTTCCTTCACCCGGCCCATTCCGGCCAGGTATGCGCTTCTTCCGGCTTCAACAGCTTTTCTAAAAGCTTCGGCCATGACCGGGATGTCTCCGGCTGTAGCGATCGCTGTATTTGCCATGACGGCTGCCGCCCCCATCTCCATAGCCTCACAGGCTTGGGAGGGGCGTCCGATTCCCGCGTCTACAATGACAGGCAAATCAATTTCGTCAATCAGAATCTGGATGAATTCTTTCGTGCAGATCCCTTTATTAGAGCCGATAGGTGCTCCCAGCGGCATGATGCAGGCAGCGCCGGCATTAGCCATATCCCTGGCCGCGTTTAAGTCCGGATACATATAGGGCATGACCACAAAGCCTTCTTTTGCCAGTATTTCTGTAGCTTTCGCTGTCTCATAATTGTCTGGCAGCAGGTATTTAGAATCCCTGATTGCCTCGATCTTGATGAAATCCGTTCCGCAGACCTCGCGGGCCAGCCTCGCGATCCGCACTGCTTCTTCCGCATTCCTCGCGCCGGATGTATTGGGCAAAACCGTAACCCCTTCCGGGATAAAATCCAGTATATTAGCCATACCGCCTTCATTGGCGCGCCTCAGAGCCATAGTCACAATCTGTGCACCGGCATTCTCTACAGCCGCCTGAATCAGTTCCAGAGAATATTTCCCCGACCCTAAAATGAATCTGGATGTAAATTCATGGCCACCCAAAACCAGCTTATCCTCTTGTTGTTTCATTCTTTCTTCCTCTCTTTACTGCAATATATTTGGATCTGCACGTAACACTCCGGTCAGGTGCTTTTCCATCTCTTGTCATTCCTCTCCCAGAATCATGCGGACAATCAGATTCGCCTGATGCCCTGCGCAGACAGCCACCCGCGGCGCCATCAGGCCCCGGCCATATTCCGGCTCGGATACTTCGTCGCCGCACAGATAGAAATTCCGCATCACTTTGCGGGTATGTATCAGATTGCTCTCATCAAATCCAGCCATTCCGGAAGCCGACACCAGCCGTTTTTCCGGAAAACACTCCAGCACGCCGTTTACCAGCATAGCTTTATTTTCCGGCACATCGAAAGCCTCACAGATAATCGTATCTTCCTCAAACAGCCCTTTAAGATTTTCTTCTGTCACTCTTATGCAGTCCGTCCGGATATCCAGATAAGGATTGATTTCCAGAATCTCTTCTCTGAGCGCCTCCGTTTTATACATGCCTAAATGGCGGATAAAATACTGCTGCCGGTTCAGGTTCGTGAGATCCACACGGTCAAAATCAATGAGATGCAGATGGCCCACGCCGATTCTGGCCAGAGAAAGGGCCACATTAGAACCCAGCCCTCCCAGCCCGGCAACAGCGACTCTTGCCCCATCCAGCTTTCCCTGAACTTCAGGCGAATGGCGGAGGCAAAGGGCTTCTTTCAATTCCTTCAGGGTCAATTGGCGATCCATCTTCAGCCTCCTCCCACAAAACTCACAACTTCCAGGACATCCTCCTCCGACAGCACTGCCTCTGAAAATTCCGCCCGTGGGATGATGCGGCCATTTCTCTCCACAGCCACCCGGCCCGGCCGGTAATTCTCACGCTCCAAAAGAGCGGCAACCGTCAGCCCCTCTTTCCATTCCTTCCTCTGCCCATTAACTGTCATCTTTCTGCTCCTCCTTTCCCGGCATACAGCAGAAAACTCCGCCATATAGAGCCGAAAAAGAGTTCACGAAAAAATACACCCGTGGTGGTGCACCCCTTCATGAACTCCTGTTCACTCTCAGCCCTGCCGTATGTAATTCCTGCCTCTAAAGTCTGTCAACGTACTGTATAAAAAGAAAACGGGAGACGCCGCAGCTTCTCCCGAAAATAAATCTCTCATTCGTTCCTACGTTGGCATTATCCAAATCAGGTATATGGGTCGAAGTTCCAAACTTCCTCTCAGCCTATTCATAAGCTCCCCTGTTCAGTTTACACAAACAGTATAAGAAAAATACAGGTTTTTGTCAACGGGAAATTTTATATTCCCTGAGAAGCTGGCTCTGATATTCCGGTTCACGCGCCGCCCTCTCCAGTTCCTTTAACCTGTGATCCATAATCAGGCACAGATTCAGCTGATTTATTCTCGCCTCCCCGCGTTCTTCACCTTTTGCCTCACTGCTTTTCATCATTTCCTGTATTGCCGTACACATATCAATCTTCTCCTTCCGGGCCAAAGCGTTTCTCTGACTCCATCCGCTCCTTCAGAAGTGGAATATCCAGAAACCGGGCAACCAGCCAGGCCCTGTCCGCATCCAGGTGGCTGTAATGCTCTTTCCTGTCTTCCATCATGCGGGCCAGCCGTTCAGCCCTGCCCATGACTTCCAGCAATTCAAAGACCTCTCTTAGTCCTGTCCGGAAATTGTCTTTATTCACTGTTTTACTGCTGACCAGGTTAATTTTATAGTCCGGGAAAAAATCCTTCTTCACATTTAATTCCTCCGGAAAATGCAGCATCTCATGCAGGCTGACAGGACCATCCCATTCCTGCTGCTCCCCGTAATAGAAAACCAGCGTGAGGACCGGCATTCCGTAATGTACACTGCGCTGGCCTTCCACATTCAATACAACCCGCAGCAGCCCATCCGACAGGCTGCAATTCCGGCTGGCATCCCTGATGCGGTAGAGAATCGCCGGATTCCCCATGCGGTCCTCCGCCAGAAGCTGTTCCTTTTCATTGGCATACTGCAGCATCTCCGGCCGCAGCACCTGCTCTCCCTGGAAAACTGTACCATTATAGAGATCGGCAAAGATATCCGGCTTCCTGGGCGCCTCATATACTTCTGCATCATAGGCAGACAATTTCATATCGAGTCCTCCTTATATCCGGGAGAACTCTGCATGAAGGCCCAGAATTCTCTCCATCCTGTAATTGGGTAATCTGCATGGAAAAATTCCAAGCGCTGCGATACGCAGATGAACAACAGATCAATCACAGTGAATACGCTGTGATTTCTAAGAATACCAGAATTATATTCCATTTGAATCATACCATAAATTCTCAAATAAAACAAGCCCTATTGACAATTTCGCGCATAAGTCGTACAATGAGAACGAATTAAAAACAGAATACTTTCGGTAGGTGAGGCTACCACAGAGATAGGAATTTCCTAAGATTGCTGCCGCGAATTTGTGGAGACACAAAGAGATGGTTAGCAGGCTATGTCGTCCAAAAAGGCATAACCTAATGCAATTTATATATGCTCTGTGAAGCTAAAGCTTGAACGACTGGACGGTCATTTTATGATGTCTTTGCTCACCCTGCCGGAAGCAAAGGCTTTTTTATATTGTAGCATTCAGGATTTTGCCATAAAAGGAGGTGAGCAGCATGGATGCAGGTGCCAGTTATCACTCGTGTAGCCTGATTGAAAATTTCATAACAAAGAGAGGAATTCAACATGAACAAAGAAATTTTTATGAATCTCTTACAGGCGCGGGAATACAAGGCTGTAAGAAGTATTCTGAATGTCATGAATGCCGTAGACATTGCTGCTCTCATGGAGGAGCTGGAGGATAAGGATCTGGCTTTGGCCTTCCGCCTGATACCCAAGGATAAAGCGGCTGAAGTTTTTGCCAACATGAACAGCCCCATGCAGTCCTACCTGGTGGAGATTTTTACGGAAAAAGAATTAAAAGAAATGCTGGACGAAATGTTCCTGGACGACACCGTCGATCTGCTGGAGGACCTCCCGGCCAACCTGGTAACCAGGATTCTTGAATCCGTCAGCGCAGAAAAACGCCGGCAGATCAATATCCTGCTGAATTATCCTGAGGACAGCGCCGGAAGCGTCATGACCACCGAATATGTGGACCTGCGCAAAACCACAACAGTGGCGGAAGCTCTCCGCCACATCAAGCATACCGGCATTCACAAGGAAACCATCTATACCTGCTATGTACTGGAAAACCGCAGGCTGATCGGCATAGTGACCGCCAAGGATCTGCTA includes:
- a CDS encoding (2Fe-2S)-binding protein gives rise to the protein MKIQMTLNGRRIVEEIDPGLLLLDFVRDHGCASVKRGCETSNCGLCTVFLEGKPVLSCSVLAARADGKSVETLEGLQEEAAEFGAFIADQGAEQCGFCNPGFIMNALALFRENPDPEDDEIKEYLAGNLCRCSGYEGQLRGIRAFLEYRKRGGAS
- a CDS encoding FAD binding domain-containing protein, producing the protein MLKIKEYIKAGSLEQAYELNQKKNSCLLGGMLWLKMSSRTVGRAIDLSGLGLDVIEESEEEFRIGCMTTLRALEEHEGLDRYTGGALKESLRSIVGVQFRNLATVGGSIFGRFGFSDVMTLFLALDTQVELFHGGRMELESFSGQKRDRDLLVRLIVKKRPQRTAYVSMRNTRTDFPVLTCAASLDEGGARLVFGARPQIALVKKLEEETAEMLREGMLEEETAREVMERIAEQVPTASNMRAGAEYRSHLVRVLGRRSLMGLQKNQMGGTKEAEGGMRP
- a CDS encoding thiamine phosphate synthase codes for the protein MYDEVSFEKIIAVTDRKLCIRPFLEQIERICALKPKALILREKDLAGQEYRELALRVRDICSRCQVELIPHTFIETAAELGTERVHLPLQKLREVFGDPLLRQFREVGSSVHSLPEALEAVKLGAGYVTAGHIYPTDCKKGLPPRGIQFLKEITSSIKIPVYGIGGIHLKTGQVKEVLGSGAAGACIMSELMRY
- the thiH gene encoding 2-iminoacetate synthase ThiH, with product MSTDQINDSIFSDEIKEHLKENRIDHMTYLPGMEDVGTDIQEQVISRMKDYDYDQYTEADVRRALSHERRTPEDFAALLSPAALSCLEEMAQRAREETRKHFGNSVYMFTPLYIANYCENYCIYCGFNCHNKIRRARLTPDEIRREMEAISKTGLQEILILTGESRAKSDVEYIGQACRIAKDYFRVIGLEVYPMNSDEYAYLHQCGADYVTVFQETYDSDKYETLHLAGHKRIFPYRLNAQERALQGGMRGVGFAALLGLTDFRKDAYATGIHAWLIQRKYPHAEIAFSCPRLRPIINNEKINPMDVHERQLLQVVSAYRLFMPFASITVSTRECARVRDNLVQIAATKISAGVSTGIGSHVEELEDKGDEQFEISDGRSVEEVFQALVQQDLQPVMADYVYV
- a CDS encoding thiazole synthase, whose amino-acid sequence is MKQQEDKLVLGGHEFTSRFILGSGKYSLELIQAAVENAGAQIVTMALRRANEGGMANILDFIPEGVTVLPNTSGARNAEEAVRIARLAREVCGTDFIKIEAIRDSKYLLPDNYETAKATEILAKEGFVVMPYMYPDLNAARDMANAGAACIMPLGAPIGSNKGICTKEFIQILIDEIDLPVIVDAGIGRPSQACEAMEMGAAAVMANTAIATAGDIPVMAEAFRKAVEAGRSAYLAGMGRVKEKGASASSPLTGFLQD
- the thiF gene encoding sulfur carrier protein ThiS adenylyltransferase ThiF; the encoded protein is MDRQLTLKELKEALCLRHSPEVQGKLDGARVAVAGLGGLGSNVALSLARIGVGHLHLIDFDRVDLTNLNRQQYFIRHLGMYKTEALREEILEINPYLDIRTDCIRVTEENLKGLFEEDTIICEAFDVPENKAMLVNGVLECFPEKRLVSASGMAGFDESNLIHTRKVMRNFYLCGDEVSEPEYGRGLMAPRVAVCAGHQANLIVRMILGEE
- the thiS gene encoding sulfur carrier protein ThiS translates to MTVNGQRKEWKEGLTVAALLERENYRPGRVAVERNGRIIPRAEFSEAVLSEEDVLEVVSFVGGG